The Bacillota bacterium DNA segment CCTTCGCCATCATCGCATCATCCGCCGGGGGACTCGTCGCGCATCACGCTCACGCAAGGCGAACCCTCGCGAACCTGCGTTTGCCCACTCGAATGATGGTGCCGTCCCTTATGGCCACGCACGCCTGAGGATCGACCAGCCTTTCGTCATCAACCCTCACCGCCCCCTGGTCCATGAGTCGACGCGCCTCGCTGGTGCTTCCGGCGAGTCCCGTCGCCACGAGGAGCTTGGGACACCACATCTTGCCCTCGTCGAGGTCCGCGACGGAGATGACCGCTTCCGGGACTTCCTCCGGCAGTTCCCCTTTGCGGAACACCGCGTCGAACTCTTCCTCCGCGGTCTTCGCCGCCTGCCACCCGTGGTAAAGCGCGACTATCTCGCGGGCCAGACGCCTCTTCGCGTCCCTAGGGTGTAGCCTCCCCGAAGCAAGCTCGTCGCGCACAGTCTCGATTTCCTCGTCGGGAAGAGCCGTCGCGAGCTCGTAGAAGGTCATCATGACGTCATCAGATATGGACATTGTCTTTCCGTACATCTGCGAAGGCGGCTCCGCGACACCGATGTAGTTCCCCAGGCTCTTGCTCATCTTGTTGACGCCGTCCGTACCAACGAGAATCGGCATGAGCATGGCTACCTGAGGTTCCTGGTCGTACTCGCGCTGGAGCATCCTTCCGAAGAGGATGTTGAACTTCTGGTCAGTGCCGCCGAGTTCCACGTCTGCCTGGAGCGCCACGGAGTCGTACGCCTGCATGAACGGATAGAAGAATTCGTGGATGTATATCGGTTGCTCTTGACGGAACCTCGCGTTGAACTCATCCCGTTCGAGCATCCTCGCGACGGTGTACTTGGACGCGAGGTTGATGACGTCCTCGAAGGTGAGCTTGGAAAGCCACTCGCTATTAAAAGCTATCCTGGTCCTCGCCGGATCCAGGATCTTGTATGCTTGTTCCTGATACGTGCGAGCGTTCCTCATGACTTCGTCTGCGGAAAGTTGCCGCCTCGTCTCGGACTTCCCCGTCGGATCGCCTATGCGCCCCGTGAAGTCCCCCACCACGAGCACGACCTCGTGGCCGAGGTCCTGGAACTCCCTCAGTTTGCGGAGCACCACAGCATGGCCGAGGTGAATATCAGGCGCAGAAGGATCCAGCCCCAGCTTCACGCGGAGCGGTCGCGACGCGCGCGATGCCCTTTCCAGCTTCTCGCGGAGGTCATCCTCCGATACCACCTCCGCTGTCTTCCTCTTCAAGATGTCTACCTGCTCCCCGCTAGTCACCACCAATACCTCCCAGCCAGAGTCACGTCCAGTTTAGCATAGGGCGATCCCCTCGTCAATCGCGGGCCTTCGCGGCCCGACGCAGCATGACCGGCCAGGTTGACTCGGGCAACGCGGGGTATGGTATAATTGGGGCGGATGAGGAACAAGACGATATGATAATCGGCGTCGTCATAGGACGTCTATCGCGACGAGTACGTGCCGAGAGAGGAGCGTGGCGATGTCCAGGGGCATGGGGCGGATCATCTCCATCCTCGCGGTTGGCTTCATCCTCGTGGCGTGCGTGGCCTCCGGCGTCTTCGTTGGTGTCGTCATGGGAGCCCTGCGAGACATGCCCGCGCTGGAGGACCTGGAATACAGGCCCAGTGAGGCTACAAGGATATACGACGTCAACGGAAAGCTGGTCGCTCGGCTGTACATACAGAACAGAGTCTGGGTTCCCCTGCGCGACATCCCGGTGACCTTACAGAACGCGGTCATCTCCATCGAAGACCACAATTTCCGCCACCACCACGGTGTGAACTTCACCGCGATGTTGAGGGCACTGCTCGTGGACCTGAGGGAAGGCAAGATCGTCCAAGGCGGGAGCACCATCACCCAGCAGCTCGCCAAGAACGCTTTCCTGACGCAAGAACGCACGTTCACAAGGAAGATTCAGGAGTTCATCTACGCTATCCAGCTTGAACGGGCGTACACCAAAGACCAGATCCTAGAGCTGTACCTGAACGAGGTGTACTATTTCCCAGGGCAAGCTGTGTACGGCGTGGAAGCCGCCGCCCAAGGATATTTCGGAAAGCACGTGCGCGACCTGAATCTCGCCGAATCGGCGCTCCTCGCGGGGCTCATACGGAACTCCCAACTATATTCTCCCACCAAGAACCCTGATGCCGCGCGAGCGAGACGTGCGTTGGTGCTCTCGCGCATGGCCGAGTTTGGGTACATCTCACACGAGGAGGCGGAGGCCGCGAACAAGGCGCCGCTTGGCGTAATCGAGAAGCGATCCTCAAAGGAGGTCGCCCCCTACTTCGTGGACTACGTGCGGGCGCATCTCCTCGAGAGATATGGACAGGAAACAGTGTACAAGGGGGGTCTGAGGGTATACACTACCCTTGACTTGCGGCTGCAGGAAATTGCGGAGAAGGCGCTCCTGTCGAACCTCCCACAAGGCAAGCCGGATGCGAAAGGGCTCATGCAGCCCCAGGGCGCCATGGTGGTCCTGGACGCACGCGAGGGATACATAAGGGCGATGGTGGGAGGGCGCGGCAACGACGAATTCAACAGGGCCGTCCAATCGTACAGACAGCCCGGGTCAGCATTCAAACCGTTCGTGTACACCGCGGCCATACAGGCCGGCTATACCCCTGCCACGCTGCTCGATGACTCGCCGGTCGAATACAGCCTTCCGGGTCAGAAGGAACCGTGGGCGCCAGTGAACAACGACGAGAAATTCCGGGGGCCCGTTTCGCTACGAGAAGCGCTCGAGAACTCGATCAATGTGGCGTCAGTCAAGCTCCTCGACCAGGTGGGAATAGAGAATGCCATCAAGATGGCCAAGGCGATGGGCATAACCAGCTTGGTTGAGTCGGGGCGCCGCAACGACATGACCCTCGCGCTTGTTCTGGGCGGCCTGACCAAGGGTGTGACACCCCTCGAGATGGCTGCGGCGTACGCGGTGTTCCCCAACCAGGGAATAAGGGCTGAGCCCACGTGTATCCTCAGAGTCGAGG contains these protein-coding regions:
- a CDS encoding penicillin-binding protein 1A; this translates as MSRGMGRIISILAVGFILVACVASGVFVGVVMGALRDMPALEDLEYRPSEATRIYDVNGKLVARLYIQNRVWVPLRDIPVTLQNAVISIEDHNFRHHHGVNFTAMLRALLVDLREGKIVQGGSTITQQLAKNAFLTQERTFTRKIQEFIYAIQLERAYTKDQILELYLNEVYYFPGQAVYGVEAAAQGYFGKHVRDLNLAESALLAGLIRNSQLYSPTKNPDAARARRALVLSRMAEFGYISHEEAEAANKAPLGVIEKRSSKEVAPYFVDYVRAHLLERYGQETVYKGGLRVYTTLDLRLQEIAEKALLSNLPQGKPDAKGLMQPQGAMVVLDAREGYIRAMVGGRGNDEFNRAVQSYRQPGSAFKPFVYTAAIQAGYTPATLLDDSPVEYSLPGQKEPWAPVNNDEKFRGPVSLREALENSINVASVKLLDQVGIENAIKMAKAMGITSLVESGRRNDMTLALVLGGLTKGVTPLEMAAAYAVFPNQGIRAEPTCILRVEDPDGNVLERNTPAKTVVLNEQTAYIMTDMMRGVITRGTGKAAQIGRPAAGKTGTTSDYTNAWFVGFTPDLVACVWIGNDEQQKPMVYGGVRIGSARAAMIWGAFMKEALKDLPPAEFPVPSGVVFTRICTESGMLATASCPKPATEVFIPGTEPKDYCGLHSGVVEVSVCAESGTLATDACPPDMIEVRRYLASSGLRVLADGTILAGERMPTAHCSLHGWRGAASGNREGRDGAFRSPGGKDALPEADRPSPLE
- the tyrS gene encoding tyrosine--tRNA ligase; protein product: MVTSGEQVDILKRKTAEVVSEDDLREKLERASRASRPLRVKLGLDPSAPDIHLGHAVVLRKLREFQDLGHEVVLVVGDFTGRIGDPTGKSETRRQLSADEVMRNARTYQEQAYKILDPARTRIAFNSEWLSKLTFEDVINLASKYTVARMLERDEFNARFRQEQPIYIHEFFYPFMQAYDSVALQADVELGGTDQKFNILFGRMLQREYDQEPQVAMLMPILVGTDGVNKMSKSLGNYIGVAEPPSQMYGKTMSISDDVMMTFYELATALPDEEIETVRDELASGRLHPRDAKRRLAREIVALYHGWQAAKTAEEEFDAVFRKGELPEEVPEAVISVADLDEGKMWCPKLLVATGLAGSTSEARRLMDQGAVRVDDERLVDPQACVAIRDGTIIRVGKRRFARVRLA